The Caldisericum exile AZM16c01 region TTAACTTCCTCCATATGAAGTAAGCTTTATCTTTACGGAATATGACTTTTCTTCAAGTCCCTCAATCCAATATACTGTCACTTCAACATCAAACCACTGTACGTGGTCAGGATCCGTAATCCTTTGCTTCCTTGCAACAATCTTTGTTAGTACTCTATAACCTTTATATTCTTTCGTTTTCGAAGCAATAGCACCATCGTTTGTATAATACGGAGTAAAGTTAGGATTGTTAGAATTCGTAAGACCAGCACCTTTCACGTAAATCTTGGGGACATAATTTTCACCAGATTTAAAGAAATCTATTCTTTCTGGGTTTAGCATCCCGTTTATTGTTCTAGTTAAAGGAAACCTTACAACCAAAACATTATTAGTTACTCGGTCATAATATTTTCCTTGCGATACATATAGATTTGCATCTTCCAAAGCAGGATTAGTATCCGAAACATATCCATTTTCACCTAAGGAAACGAAACCCTGTAATGAAAAGTAAAAGGCAGAAGGTTTATCGTTGAATTTTTCGCTTGGCAAGGCAGGACTTACATTTAAGGAAAGGGGAGTGCCGTAAATGTCAACAAGACCAGGCAAAGGATGCGTATTATCATTTCCAAAGAGGCTTATATCGTAACCTAAAGTATTATCATAAGTGACATTCTTAGATCTTATGTAATCGATAACATAGTTTGCCAAGTCTTTCGCAATTTGCCTTGACTCAGCTCTTTTTTCGGCAACGTTAATAGACATCGCAGCACTTGTCACAGAGACAACTATAAAAGTGACTACTATGATTGACACCATTGTCTCAATTAAAGTAAAACCCCTTCGCTTTTTCACTTCTCCTCCTTACCTTTTAACCCATTCTATTGATATGTTGCCTAATTTAGAAATAGTTATTCGTATAACTTTATTTTTGTTTGTTGTTGAAATAAAAATTCCATAAGTATTATCGTTTGTTTCTTTGCAATAGTAATTTGGATTGCCAAAGTTATCAAAATTTAATTTCACGTATGCAAGCGGTGGAGACAGAATATTAGAAAGATTATCAAAAGTTGCAAGATATATTTTTTGTATTTTTATACCATCTCCTAAAACAATTTTCTCAACGGCACCAGACATCGTCTTGGTTACAGGATCAAAGGAAGCATTCAAATCCTTTTCTACATATATAGTATTATCGGCAGGGAAGAAATATACCTCAAATTTTCCTGAATCTTTTGTGGTACTATATGTGACCGCCTTGTTTTGTGCATATAACAGAGTTTGTTGAATTTGAATAGCCGCATTATACAAACTTCTTTCGACAAAAGTACCAGGCAAAATGCCAAAGCCAATCCCAATAATTACAATGACTACAAGTATTACTACCAACAACTCTAATAATGTGAACCCTCTTTTAGAACGGTGTAACATTGTTAAAGTCATCTATTGAAATTTCTCTCCATGCATTAGGTGATTGTTCCGCAGCAGTAATTACATTCTTTACGCTTGCAGTCCCACCAGGAGTCCCCACAATGCTTAGATTAGACATCGAAACTGGTCTATAGAAGATATTATATGTACCATTCAAGTTCACTGCACCTTTCGATACTATGGCACCATAGCAATCAAATGTTCCACCACCAGAAAATGAACCGGTGCTGTAAAAAATTCCTTTCAATAGCGCATTACCATTTGCAATCTCCACGTTGCCATTAACAAGCATTGCCAATGCTCCATCGTTATCAACGGTTGAATTGCCATTTATCATAAGATTGCCATTAACTACAATTGTACCTTGTAATTTTACAGTCCCGTTTATATGAGCATCTCCCTCAATAAAGTAAACAATGTTTTTAGCATTATCTTTTAACTGCTGCCATTTCAAAACATCAAGCCCTACAAATAATCCACTTTTTGATGATAGGTCTTTGTAGAAGGTAACAATTTGCGAAAGTGAGGAATTATATGATGTCCCAAGATACGAAGTGATAATCGTGTGAAGTATTGGATCAGTAGTATTTGGATAATCTGATCTGCTTCCATCATAAGGTTTTCCTCCGGTCTTAAATGCAAGTGCAAGATTCTTATAATAATCTACATTGAGCATCGGGAATTCAATTGGATTTTGTCCTGAGTATGCTCCAATTTGTGCTACTCCTTTTCCAGTAATTGCACCTACTGCGTATGCAGTTCCACCACCATATTGTGGATCATAAGCAATTCTTATCTTTCCTTTTGCTGGACCCAAGTCAATATTGCCATTCGCAAAAACATTTCCTGCAACCTCTTGAGCATTACCGTTGAAGGCTATATCCGAACCGGAGAAAATACCATAATTAAAGACCTCCGAATTAGGAGGAATGTCTGTTGGAGTTATGGTACTTTTGTGATAAGTTACAGCCATTTCAGTGTATACTG contains the following coding sequences:
- a CDS encoding type II secretion system protein, whose product is MKKRRGFTLIETMVSIIVVTFIVVSVTSAAMSINVAEKRAESRQIAKDLANYVIDYIRSKNVTYDNTLGYDISLFGNDNTHPLPGLVDIYGTPLSLNVSPALPSEKFNDKPSAFYFSLQGFVSLGENGYVSDTNPALEDANLYVSQGKYYDRVTNNVLVVRFPLTRTINGMLNPERIDFFKSGENYVPKIYVKGAGLTNSNNPNFTPYYTNDGAIASKTKEYKGYRVLTKIVARKQRITDPDHVQWFDVEVTVYWIEGLEEKSYSVKIKLTSYGGS